Proteins from a single region of Fundulus heteroclitus isolate FHET01 chromosome 12, MU-UCD_Fhet_4.1, whole genome shotgun sequence:
- the lipg gene encoding endothelial lipase, with amino-acid sequence MNHKIVLLWTFLLCLSSAAGGNAVLKGEDEGFDESPINHKPVHGMIKYNMRKNLDLDQEGCYLQTGNKACLEECGFNATAKTIFIIHGWTMSGIFESWMAKLVSAVMQRESNANVVVVDWIPLAQQLYPDAVNHTLAVGLDIASMLDWLQEELQLPLKNVHLIGYSLGAHVAGFAGDKVKGILGRITGLDPAGPMFEGVEEKKRLSPDDADFVDVLHTYTREALGVSIGIKEPIGDIDIYPNGGDVQPGCALGDLLAVAGNFMEVMKCEHERAVHLFVDSLMNKEHVSYAYQCTDPARFKKGICLSCRKNRCNNIGYNARKMRKRRNSKMYLKTRADTPFGGYHYQMKMHVFDRKQSQNADPTFYVKLYGGHNDTGNLYVVHEEPIGLNFTNTFLVFTEEDIGDLLKIRLSWEGETESFSSLLKGFWNWNPTATKPVLEVRRIRVKAGETQKKFAFCAQDPSKTEISPGESITFVKCRDGWEVKPRKRIPM; translated from the exons ATgaatcacaagatcgttttactATGGACTTTTCTATTGTGTTTGTCGTCCGCTGCTGGGGGAAATGCTGTTCTCAAAG GTGAAGATGAGGGATTTGACGAGTCACCAATCAACCATAAGCCTGTCCACGGCATGATTAAGTACAACATGAGGAAGAACTTAGACTTGGACCAAGAAGGGTGCTACCTGCAGACTGGCAACAAGGCCTGTTTAGAAGAGTGCGGCTTCAATGCTACGGCCAAgaccatcttcatcatccacgGCTGGACG ATGAGCGGTATATTTGAATCATGGATGGCCAAGCTGGTCTCTGCAGTGATGCAGCGTGAAAGCAACGCCAACGTGGTGGTCGTTGACTGGATACCCTTGGCTCAGCAGCTCTACCCCGACGCAGTCAACCACACTCTCGCCGTCGGTCTTGATATCGCCAGCATGCTAGACTGGCTCCAG gaagAACTGCAGCTCCCTCTGAAGAATGTGCATCTAATTGGATACAGTTTAGGCGCTCATGTTGCTGGTTTTGCAGGAGATAAAGTAAAAGGGATTCTTGGTAGAATTACTG GTCTCGACCCAGCGGGGCCCATGTTTGAGGGTGTGGAGGAGAAGAAACGCCTGTCCCCTGACGATGCCGACTTTGTGGATGTTCTGCACACCTACACCCGGGAGGCTTTAGGCGTAAGCATCGGGATCAAGGAGCCAATTGGTGACATTGACATCTATCCAAACGGTGGCGACGTGCAGCCTGGGTGTGCGCTTGGCGACCTGTTGGCAGTAGCAGGAA ATTTCATGGAGGTGATGAAGTGCGAACATGAGCGAGCCGTGCACTTGTTTGTGGACTCTTTGATGAACAAGGAGCACGTGAGCTACGCCTACCAATGCACCGACCCGGCTCGCTTCAAGAAGGGAATCTGCCTGAGCTGCCGCAAAAACCGCTGCAACAATATCGGCTACAATGCAAGAAAGATGCGCAAGAGGCGCAACAGTAAGATGTACCTGAAGACTAGAGCGGACACTCCTTTTGGAG GCTACCACTACCAAATGAAGATGCACGTGTTCGATAGGAAGCAGTCTCAAAACGCAGATCCAACGTTCTACGTGAAGCTGTACGGTGGACATAACGACACAGGAAACCTCTATGTTGT CCATGAGGAGCCTATTGGTCTGAACTTCACCAACACTTTCTTGGTCTTCACTGAAGAGGACATAGGGGACCTGCTGAAGATCCGTCTGAGTTGGGAAGGGGAAACTGAATCGTTCAGCTCACTGTTGAAGGGTTTCTGGAACTGGAACCCAACGGCCACCAAACCTGTGCTGGAAGTCCGGCGGATTCGTGTGAAAGCTGGAGAAACTCAGAAAAA GTTTGCTTTCTGTGCACAAGACCCTTCAAAAACTGAGATCTCTCCAGGGGAGTCAATAACCTTTGTAAAATGTCGTGATGGCTGGGAAGTTAAACCTAGAAAAAG GATACCAATGTAA